From Phragmites australis chromosome 5, lpPhrAust1.1, whole genome shotgun sequence, a single genomic window includes:
- the LOC133917435 gene encoding RING-H2 finger protein ATL80-like codes for MSSSSFQGPSSAAAPADASDAAAAMGNYMVCDTVVLVCLACASGLIVLAAAVCFRRAFANGYAAAAVGENSDVAVANGGRCGLAPSALAAIPKLAYRRSAVAGAGWLQCAICLAVVRDGEAVRLLPACGHQFHVECIDLWLRSHATCPLCRRDVSEAAADKV; via the coding sequence AtgtcgtcctcctccttccAGGGTcccagcagcgccgccgcgcccgcggaCGCGTccgacgccgccgctgccatggGCAACTACATGGTGTGCGACACGGTGGTGCTCGTCTGCCTGGCCTGCGCCTCGGGCCTCATCGTGCTCGCGGCGGCCGTCTGCTTCCGGCGCGCCTTCGCCAACGGCTACGCGGCCGCGGCCGTGGGCGAGAACAGCGATGTGGCCGTTGCCAACGGTGGCCGGTGCGGGCTGGCGCCGTCCGCGCTTGCGGCGATCCCGAAGCTCGCGTACCGGAGAagcgccgtcgccggcgccgggtGGTTGCAGTGCGCGATCTGCCTCGCCGTGGTGCGGGACGGCGAGGCGGTGCGGCTGCTGCCGGCGTGCGGGCACCAGTTCCACGTCGAGTGCATCGACCTGTGGCTGCGGTCGCACGCCACGTGCCCGCTCTGCCGGCGCGACGTCAGCGAGGCGGCTGCGGACAAAGTTTGA